The genomic interval AAAACCTTCAGTTGCTACACCATATGAAACAATGCAACGAGTGTGCACTACACTGGAACTCGTTTTCCTCTGTAGCGGTCAAGGAACTGCAGATAAGGGAAATTTGAACAGTTAGAATAGGCAACAGATCAAGCCACATGTCTCCAGCAAGAAAAGGATATTATTCTGCCCGAAGTTCATACCGATGTGACAAATGGTTGTTGAAATATCCAGCCAATAATAGGAATCCTTTGCAAGAAAACCGCAAGAGTTGGCCAGAATCCACTGAAATAAACTCCAAGTTAGTCCATGACAGGCatggtaaaacttttaatagGGATGGAGAATTTTAATTACTGATTTTGCATATAATCATAACCAAAGTATTTAAACACTTTTTAGGCTTTGTCTAACACTTTTGAACATCAGGTTGCTGAAGAAAgacacagtaaaaaaaaaatccgaccTGAAGAGCACAACAAAGCCATATGCCTCTAAAAGCATGCCAAAAAAGGGCCACCCAATGAGAACCAGGAAAAATCCAGCACCAAATGAGATGGTACCCTGTTCATTACATCAGCTAATAATTAGATAACACAAAGTTGATGGATCACAGCTATTATGAATTAAGCAGTTTTTGAACCTTGTAATTCTTAGGCTTGGTGAAGAATTGCATAGTTGATTTCAGACCAATTGTCAAACCTAAACCTGACAGAAAGAGAATCTGAAATCGGGCAGAAGTAGTGAGCACACGCATATTCAGCTGACTCAGATCCACAAAATTCAAgggaaaatataaaagataagataATTACATTTCCCATTGCAATAAGCCCCTTGTCAAAGAAGAAAACTATTCCTAGGAAGGAGAAGAATACTCCAAAGCCTGTCAGGCCTAGCCCAATCTCTGGTGAAAGATAAAATACAGAAGTCATGAGTCATTGAAGTATTGAATGGAATGAAACCAGAACTATGCTACTACCATTGTTTCTGCAATGCTCCAGCCCTATCCCACACCAACTCTTAGGTCTCTATCTTCAGTTCGACTATTAGTTTTGCTAAATTGGCCTTGTTGGGTCCTAGAGGTTTACATAGTGTGCAAGCTCAATTATGTAGTATTGAAATGCTAGGTTATGGTCAGGGTACAACACATGCTATCTAACAATGCATCGATGTATCTAGATAAATGTTTGATCCTTCCACGCCAACcaataattaagaaaatagtaCAGGACAAACCCCTGCACCCAATAAATACACCAACTTAAAATGATAGGAATGGCCCAAATCTTTCCACATGTATCATGATTAAATTAGCCAGCATCATAAGTTGTAAAATAAGTATAATACCATAGACCAGTCTTTCCATTTCTATCAGTCAGTCGCATCATTGACATTTCAAGTGTTGTTCGAGCATTCTATTGTGTGTTCGATCCGTGATACGCAAAGATGTTAAGACCAGAGGCAGAAATAAATTGAGCATAGCAAGTAAACATCGCCCCCAAGAGAAGTAACTGCTAAAAagcaattcaaaaaaataaaaaggagacTAGTCCATACTCTTGAGGTCATTCATCTCAAAGGAAACCATCTTGTTGAGCAAAGAGTAGTAACCACACCAATGAAGAGTAGAACAAAAACCTGCAACTgcacaaagttaaaaaaaaaaaaactaggcaCAAATAATGCAAACAAAACAGGGCAAACTGCAAtagttaaaaacttaaaatagcTCCAGAAGAGCACCAATGCCTGAACCAACAGGCATATAAGATGACATGTTTCAGTCAAAGGCACGACAATCACCGCTTTGTTCTCGTTTTCGCCTTTTCGGCAGCATGACCCTCCTCTAAATCTAGCAACGGGCGTGGCGTTCGAGGCATCATTACCACTATGCATCAACAGGTTAACATAATCCAT from Oryza brachyantha chromosome 3, ObraRS2, whole genome shotgun sequence carries:
- the LOC102717969 gene encoding vesicle transport protein GOT1-like isoform X1, producing MLPKRRKREQSGFCSTLHWCGYYSLLNKMVSFEMNDLKKIGLGLTGFGVFFSFLGIVFFFDKGLIAMGNILFLSGLGLTIGLKSTMQFFTKPKNYKGTISFGAGFFLVLIGWPFFGMLLEAYGFVVLFSGFWPTLAVFLQRIPIIGWIFQQPFVTSFLDRYRGKRVPV
- the LOC102717969 gene encoding vesicle transport protein GOT1-like isoform X2, with product MVSFEMNDLKKIGLGLTGFGVFFSFLGIVFFFDKGLIAMGNILFLSGLGLTIGLKSTMQFFTKPKNYKGTISFGAGFFLVLIGWPFFGMLLEAYGFVVLFSGFWPTLAVFLQRIPIIGWIFQQPFVTSFLDRYRGKRVPV